atatataaaaaaatgtttcagcaAAGAAATTGtctgaaatatcaaaattactTTGTATTTTCATTGCTTCGAGGCCAGATCTGGTGCTGTGTCTTTTTACCTAGCCCATAGAGCTAAATAATGTGCAAGAAAttaatgtttactttttttgataaaataaaatgaaaatagaatTTGTGTACtcctcaataaaaaaaatggaagactaGAGAAATTATAATATTACCtgttacattttattataaGTAAGTggttaatttttaaataaataaacagttgTTAAAAATTTCTATaatataaattgaaaattttagtgtattttgaaaaataatataaaaaaaaacaatatttagtttttcccaaaatagaaagaaaaacattacaaaaaaaaaaagaaaaaagtgttaGCACGTCTGTCTCATAGTTCTGGTgattgagggttcgattccaggtcagtCCTTGCTCTGTGGAGTTTCAAATTGGGGTCAATTCATTTAAGAATCAATCTATTGTctcatgaactcattggctgtcattgacgacgGTCTATTTTTACTGGGAATTGGCAGCGATTGTTCAATAAATGTGATGATTCCCCTCCAGATCCCCCTGTTTTCTCCCATTATTCTTTTTATAGTCTGTTTAACCGTAATCGTTTGTTGAATCTGTTTTGCGGGAACGAGGCGTGTCGCCAATGACCGCGACATGTTACTTCATCTCCGTTGCAACATGCtcagtggtgttttttttttttttttctcccacagaTCCAAAATGCTGACGACGTGCTAATCTCGCCGCTGGAAAGGTTTCGCAAGGAACAGATCGGCGCAGTGAAGGTACATGTTATTTCATTAGTTTGCAAACTTCCTCAATGTGCCGAGACCTGAACTTAATTGGAACTGAGCCATTTTGGATGAAAGCCAGAGTGAACCAATTTATTTTCTGCGGTGAActaatttgctgccattgactacaATATACAACTGCATGAGGTCATCCCATCCTTCATCTCTGAATTTAAATGGGTTTGCCACTTATACATGACCAAACGTtaatttgctgccatccctTCCACTTCAATTGGACTCGACCTCTACCACCGTTATATGGAAATTATATGGAGTCTACAAGTATATGGAAGGCATGACTGGGTTAGGGTCTGGCAGGTATTtaatgaatagaaaatatttttaatctttGCCAATTGTTCATTTCTGATGTGTTATTTCCAACATCGTGATGTTCCACAGAGGCCCAGCACTAGTTCTGAATGTGTGACCTGTTCAGATAAACCAAAGACGTGACAGGACGGAGGTCATGGGAACGGACGCAGGGGGGACGCGTCATACTTGAAGCGACGTGGTGTAAACATGGCCAGTGTCTGGTTTCAGATGGTGTCCTCCGATTCACATTATCTGCTTTTCAGACTGCAGATTATTTGCAACCACTGAATATGACATCCCCTCGGGCCCATAGATATAGAACAAAAATGTTGCACAGTTTAAATAGCCAAATTGAGATACACTTTCTAAACTGATCTTTTACCTCAACTGGCTCGGCTAACTAGTGTACGACCAAGACTTTGACCACAATGTGCCAGGCTTCATTCCAAAATAGATAAGCTGAAGCACATgcagccattgacggggatagacgtcGAGTCCATTTAAACCAGCAGGGTGTTGCCACCCTCCCAGTACAAATGATTTGGATGTCTTCCAGTGATAAACACTTGGCTAACAACTTTGCCACAGTGGAGAGATCTAGTCTTTCTGTTACGaatttcatttgctgccatcctttcagttcaaatagattggacatccactAGTGATAGACACAGGACTTACATAAGGGCTTTGCCACAATGGggatgtcttttctttttttctgtcactaACCACCCATGTCTAGTCTTAACTTGttcttatatatgtataattaagtgtaaaaaaaaatataaaaataagttCCTTCTTCAGATGCCACTCGCAAAAACTTTATTAAGCAGTGCCTCTCCGGCAACTactagaaaggaaaaaaaatcgtttttttctttgttaccCTTAATTGTAGACGGTTAAAAATAACGAGCGTACTTAAAGAgcgtacataaaaaaaaacagaatgttGTGTGCTGTAAAAATGTGTGTTCGGGGCTTGTAGAATGTAGCAGCATAGTGCGAGTTGCAGCTGGAGTCAAACATCTATGTCTCATCATTTTGAGAAATGTTGATGCCAGTACCAAATCTGCATTTTTCTGTAAAGAGTAATCTATGGTGTTACCATTACCAAACCAGATATTAGATTTAAAATACTTGTACGATGACCTTTCATGTGGAATCATTATATACAGCTGGATTTTAAAAAGCAGTACACCTACACACACTTGAAGCAGCCATAAATAAAActgacatatttaaatatttcattcagGACGGAAAAAAGCAGTTTGACAAAGAGACGGAACGGTACTACTCTGTCCTGGAGAAACATCTTAGCATGTCCtccaaaaaaaaggaatcacAGCTAAATGAGGTAAGAAAAACTAACCCAGACTTCCTCAAATGCAAACTCTGAttgtgattttgttgttgttgtctcaTCAGGCAGACTCCCAGATGAGCAAAGACCGCCAGGTTTTCAATGACGCATCACTGCAGTATGTTTTCAAAATCCAAGAAGTGCAGGAGAGGAAGAAGTTCGAGTTTGTGGAGCCGGTAAGCTCACAAAAATGCCCCAATTACGCTTGTCACAATATTACGATTTTCAACTCCATGTCAataagacataaaaaaaatatttttttaatgatgacaatcaacgtattgagcacccctgcacGAGGTAAACATGTCATCTGAGTGAGACTAGtacttctctttagaaactaatcaTAGTAACAGTAttatgtaatatttgtaaacagtaTTTTCGGAGGAGGTGCCAGCAGTGCTGACTTTATTAAtgataaaaaaggggaaaaagatCAATTACAGGttacattgtttttgtgttatttttactggtctaaaaattacaaatatgggtGGATTGGAATTGGCAAAacatgttggaaaaaaatagtgtcATCAGAATCAGTACATCCTTAAACCAGATATAACATTTCAGTATTTATGCTTTTCACAAGCCTACAAAATCTACAGACAGctgtcttttttaaaactgaGGTTTCAGTGACTGCAATaaatgatgtccaatccatgccattttgactggaagggtaACTTCCATCCTGTCCAAAGCATGACTTGTTTGTACAGTTTGCCTGTGTGAACTAGCATGAAAGGATTGTTAACTGAACATTCCCTCATGGGGTCAATCAGTAATGTCCTTTATCTTGTTCTCATGTAACAACTTTCAAAATGTCTCTGCGTCACTTTGCTTATGAATATGAGAGGACCACAAGAAAGAGCCCCCTCTCCCCAAAAAGCAGCCGCCAAACACTCTGGCTCTTGATAAACATGTTTTAATGATACGTATCAGTGAAGGTCGCTTCCTGTTTCGGCCGTGCCGCTTCCTGTGCAGAGATGTAATTCCGCCGGGCTGGGAGAGAGCCCTTTGTTGTGAATATAAACAAAAACAGTGACCCAAACAGCAGCCTCTGCTCTTTCCTCACTGTGTGATTGTCAATCTGTTTTTTGGCTCTTCAGTTGCTAGCCTTCCTGCAAGGCTTGCTGACCTTCTACCATGAAGGCTATGAACTGGCCAGTGAGTTTGAACCTTACAAACAGCAGCTGCAGTTCAATCTGCAGAATGTAAGTTGAACACCTGCCCTTATGTCTACTTGTCCTTGTAGGAGCCAAAAATATATACCTGCTTCAAgttccatgtttttttgcgtCACTTTCAGGCCAGGAACAACTTTGAAAGCACACGAGCTGAAGTGGAGCGGCTGATGAAGAGAATCCGATCGGCTGAGGAGGACTTCAAAGCCCCCGGTCGCTTCACCATGGAGGGGTACCTGTACATCCAGGAGAAACGTAAGTTGTCTCGAACAGCGCTGATAAAGTGAGATCCTCAATGTGGCGCGTTGCTATTGTCGTCTGACAGGTCCGCTGGGCAGCGTGTGGACTAGATATTACTGCACTTATGAGAAGAGCTCCAAGATGTTCAGCATGAGCAACACGGAGGCCCGACCAACCAACAGACAGGTAACGTCGTCATATCACAGtcttgccttgagatatgagtgacTCAACTTCAATGTTTTCGCCCGCCTCAACAGAACGGCGTGCCAAACGGGACGCCGGAGTCATTTCGGCTTCGCTCGTGTGTGCGAAGGAAGACAGACTCCATTGATAAGCGCTTCTGTTTCGACATCGAAGTGGTGGAGAGGTATTAGAAAGAATATAATTAGGACGCTCATTTGGTTGTgcagaaaatgaacatttttgaaaagACAATGCAAGGCATAATTTAACACAAGGTAATTCAAAGCGATTTAGATAATATGAAAATCAAGATTTAATTAAGATATTAAGAAAAGGGAAGGAACAAgaaatattgttttcatttattttgttatgcCAGTTTGGTATGTGAGATGTAGCGGATTTAATggtcttttttcccttttcgcAGACACGGCGTCATCACTCTGCAAGCACTTTCTGAGGCTAACAGGCGATTATGGATGGAAGCCATGGATGGGAAAGAGCCTGTATGAGTTATCTTTTCATTAAaccgactttttttttcccctcttgcaTTTTTCTCTTGACACTTTTGTCGCTCCTCAGATCTACACTCTTCCATCACTGCTCAGCAAGAAGGAAGAGAGTAAGAGAATCAACATTTCTCAATTCAGGAATTAATGTGATTTTCATATCACGAGTTCTTTTTATATTATTGGTTTACAGCATTCCTCAATGAAATGGGCTTCAGCTTTGTGCGGAGCTGCATCGAGTTGGTGGAAACTAGAGGTACAGAATGATAATCCAAATGTATACCATGCCCTAAGTTTTGAATTGTATACAAATTGCACATAGGCCTCAGCACTCTTGGCCTGTACCGGACCGGAGGAGTCAACTCTAAAGTTCAACGGCTGATGACCAGCGTGTTTTGTAAGAATGGGCTTTAACTTTATTTCCCAGTCTACTGCTGATAGAGGTTGAATCATCCTGAAATGACGTCTGCTTCCCCGCAGCCTCCACTTCTGCTTGTGACGTACGGCTGGACGCGGGCGCTTGGGACAACAAGACTATCACCAGCGGACTGAAGAATTATTTCAGGTAACGTTTGCATTGGGTGGAAATGTACgtacattggctgccattgacagcgctgaatttccaatccatttggaccagGAGCGATTTAGCGCTGACTGCAGCCCCTCGGTTAAAATACTACATAAATGTCTGAATAATGCATACAGGTGCTTGGCAGAACCCGTGCTCACCTACAGACTGCACAAAGAATTCATCAAAGCTGCAAGTAAGATCACATCAATACCATGGCATCATTTTCACGTCATATCGCTACCAATACTGTCAGTGCAACACTTCTTAAAAACTATAAAAAAGAACTCAATGATATAAAATACTGTTTTTTCACAGAGTACGACGACCAGTATCGTCTGAGAGCAATTCATGCGCTGGTCCACAAGCTCCCTGAGAAGAACCGGATTATGCTGGACCTCCTGACCAATCATCTTCTCAGGTTTGTATACTGGAACACGCACCTCCATCTAGGCTTATGCGATagtattttgagtttttttttttaaacaataatcattctgagatgttttttttcccataaggAAACTTGGCAATCGCCCGTAGTCAGTTGTGGTaagctccggcaacccccgcaatcCTTACAAGGATGACAGATGaggacagaagatgaatgaatggaaatgctTGTGATTGCCAAGAATTTAAACTGAGAGGaatcacattcaaaaataaattggagGTCTAGCACTGTAAATATTAAGCAATAATATCATTAGTTTCcatatccattttgactggaaggattgtttttttctgcgCAGGGTTTCATCCCATTGCGCCCAGAACCTGATGACGGTGTCCAATTTGGGAATGATCTTCGGTCCCACGTTGATGCGGTCGCAGGAGGAGACAGTGGCCGCCATGATGAACATCAAGTTCCAGAATATCGTTGTGGAGATCATCATTGAGAACCATGACAAGGTGTGAAAATACTCAGTTAGGAAACACGCGCACTAACTAACAAGTTACAATTTGGGTATCAGATATTTGGCGAGACCCCTGACCTCACGCTACCTTTACCTCCGGCACCCTCTTCTCGGGCGACGCCCCGACGGAGCAAGGCCATCTGTTTGTCGTCGGGGAAGAGAAAGGCCCGCCTCTATCCACCTACTCTCTGCCTGGCAGACAATGACAGTGAGTGTTTACGTAAATCTTGgccaatattgtaaaaaaaaaaaaagagaatttgaGGAATTCATTGATTTGTGAGAAGCAAAGTAGATCTATCTATCGTTAGAATTAGGcatatatattaaaatgaaaatacttgAACTTGAAAACAAATATGAGACACGAGTGATTAGCGtgtcaacctcacagttctgtggtccaggattcgatcccaggtgggtcctcactgtttggagtttgcatgttttcccctgggcttgtgtgggttttgtgtGGGTAGTCCGGTCTCCTCCCTAATCCCAAAAAGATGAATGGTAAggtgcttgaacactctaaattgcccttgggtttgagtgtgtgtgtgaatggttgtccgcttGCTGCACATAGTAAACTGGgacagactccagcaccccctgtgacccttgtgaggattagcgtttcggaaaacaaatgaatgaataatttctaTTGTAAATATGTGTTTTTATGTCTTTAGGTGACACCTTCAGCAGCAGTAGCCCGGGCACTACCCCTACAGGCAGCCAAGAATCACTTTCTTCGCACTCCTCGGAAAAGAACGTCGCATCACAGACGTCACCTCCGGCCTCGCCCCCCGCCGAGCCTATCTCCTCCTGTCTTTCCCCTCAAGTCCAGCCTCCTCCTTCCTCTCCCTCCAACGGTGGCGAAAGAAAATGGATGATGGACAAGGAGACTCAAGCCGTTGCGTCGTCCATGGTGTCTCTGCGATCGGCAACCGAGCTGACCGACTCCACCGTTTCCCTCTCCTCCGCCAAGGAGTCCAATTCTCATTCCTCCTCATCCACCGTGCAGCTATCCACCCCGGGATCGCCGACCAGGGAGATGCGTTCTGTCCCCAGAGCGTCATCTGTCGCCTCCTTGAAAAGCACCAACGACACAAAGGTGCCTTCGTCACCTCCACCGCAGAACCGTGTGGCGGCGTACCAGACGgcctcctcgtcctcgtcttcctcctcgtccTTGTTCCCGTACCCGCTGTCCACCTCGTCCTCCCTCACCTCCCTGCACATCTCAGAAGGTACCTCACATCATTTTCTTACACTAGATGCTAGTTGGCCCATCATGATCCATGAATTAGCCACCTCGCTGTCAATGCCGCAGGGCTTCAAGTTGTGGTTCACCATCCGGAAAAATACAAAGCACCCTTTTAACTTTTACTATTCCAGACTACAGAAGTTGCCACGGCTCCGTGCAGAGTTTAGCGTCGCTGGAACCGCGAGAGGCCACGCGGATGCGGAAAATCTCCCAGTTAAGAAGAGACACCGACAACCTGACCTCACACGCGCTGTCAACCAACGGCTACCAAAGGCCCGGAATAGTGTAGGTGTCCTAGCTAGCTTTGTTGATACTAGTATCGGTATAATTACCGTAAAGGCATGACAAAGTCATCATCGGTAACAAGGGGTAATAAAAAGTAATTTGCTGATGCTCCTGGAGATCCAGATTCCAACTGTGGTCGATCAACCCAAGACAACGAATATTTATGATACCTGgaaacctcagccaattgctccccttattaatgattgcaattcaccttattaagcgataacaAACCGTAGAAACAACGccgcacatatttactcacatagggcgcacttgcAAGTATAACATTTTCCCCAATgtgggatttttaaaaacatttttcccatacaaaagttgttatatggcgtactcaatttgaaatgatcaaaaaaacgtatgAAATACGGGAAAACCGTATGAGTTATTCACTAGGCGTCTGGCTCCGTCATTGGCAGGCAATTAGTTAATCGTTGTCTGACCAAGCCAGGATAGACAAATAGTTatattttgaagaagaaaaaaaaattggtacaATCTCGGCTGGTTTAAAAATGCCTATAAAAGTAGTGTTACAAACCCAACTCATTAATTTTTCCCCATGTGCTCCAGGTTATCAGTCCAAGCTCAGAAACAACAACGTGAAAGCTCTGTGTTCTCCTCGGCTTTGGACATTTCTGCTACTGGAAGGTTTGGAAATGAATAAAGAGGCAGTTTTACACTTGCagataaatgaaaacaattatttttaaactcaCAGGGATGCGAAAGCTCTGTATTCCTGCGAGGCCGAGCACAGCCACGAGCTTAGTTTTCCGCAAGGGGCACTCTTTTCCAacggtaagaaaaaaaacagaccagaAGCTAGTGTTAcaatcatgtcatttttatttcgggaggcattttttttgtcttttcagttcacTCGTCAGTGGAACCAGGCTGGCTCCAAGCAACCTACCAGGGTAAGACGGGCCTAATACCTGAGAACTACATCGAATACACCTGAATGTACGTGATGTCCTCACTCCACTGCTTCACTTAAAGAAATCCATAAAGTATACGTATACTGTGTAGCTGAAATCACTGAACAGTGCGTCTTGACTGATTCTTATCCATTTAATGTATTTCTTCTACAgcattgttttttgttctgtttttgggGTTAATTTAACTGGTTGTCCTTGGTCAAATCAACTCAGTGTTCACACATGTGGGATATGTGATCACAAACTCTTATGTTGTCTACTTACATGTCTTTATGTCCTAATAAAGGACGATCATTCCTGAGcaatttatgtattttcttACTCATTTGTTTATGGTTTTGGGAAAAGCTTTATTCCATCCTTGTGAATCTGAATTACATTTCATTCAGATTCagcatgtttttccccccgattgaatatttctggttttattccttcattttctgtaccgcttaacctcacacgggtcacgggggtgctggagcttatctcaGCCAGCTGGGAGCAGCACGCAGGGGACACCACgagttggttgccagccaattgcaaagcacaaggagatggctatcatagtgttcaaccagcctaccatgcatgttttttgggatgtgggaggaaactggagtacctggagaaaagccacacaagcccagggagaacatgcaaactccacacagggagatCGGAACCCACTGGGGTTGAACCTTCGGTCTCTGAACTGTGAGACGCGTATGCAAACCACACTCAGCccttaatatttattcattaaatgtgTGTGGAACTCTTCACTGTGAGCCACTGTTGCAGTCCGGACTATTTACAATGTTACTCATAGTAAACACGGTGAGCATGCGAAGTAGGTGTAGCGTGACGAAGTGTCTCTATTCGAGGTAAGGATGGAAGATACCGAAAAACTACAAGAAGATGACGAAGAACTTGTGCCAAGAAGAGGATCTGTGTCTGTTATTTGCAGGTATTTCGGTTTCGAAAAATCTGACTTCCAGTGAACCaccattttatgcaagatttgCCTTTCCAGAAACACCAAGCGAAGTTGGAAAAGTGGCCACAAGGCGGCGGTATTTTACAGTGAGTACATaaaacttatttattgattattattgttCTAATGTAGTTTATTGGATAAGCTCAGCTAAAAGTTATAAGTCATTTTTAGAAATATGTTTGAAACCTTTAttccaaaatgtaaaataaggACTTTGCACTGTTTTTTGTGTTAGTTTATCAAACAGGTTTGTAAAAATTTCACAGTAAACAATTGTAGTTTTGACTCATCTACAGTTTTTCTCCTTTTCAACCAGTAGAAAATATTGCAAACAGCTAATTATCCAAGGAAATTATGTTTAAATACATTGTAGTTGGCGATACATCCATATCGGGCAGTACTAAGAATAAGATGTTGATTTGTTACCTTCCTTAAGATTTAGTTTCCAACCACTGGTTGCCTTTCCGAAGATAGTCATACAATCCTTTGGGGTCTAATAATCCTTGTAGCAATAATCTGTATTtagtgttaaaagaaaaaaaaggaaataaaaaacaaacaaacgtagAAGTAAAGTACAGTAGTATTGGCATCACGCTATTTCCTTGTTATATTTTACACATACAAAATGAGGTCCATTTGAATGCTTCACAACAACTTATAGAAATCTTGGTACACGTAAAATGAGAAAGAAGTTATGATAATGATAAAGTATGCTTAGGTGGTTGTGGCAATGTCCCCAAGTCTCCTCATCAGCTCATCCAGTGTCTCCGTGTTCTGTGACTTCTCTTCTAAAAGCTCGTAGCGGAGGCTAGATATGTCCTGCTTGATTTCCTTCAACTCACCTaagcaaaatttaaaactaagcatactaaattgtaaaatgttaaaatgtttttagcaTCTGTTACACGTCAGCTCACCTTCCGTGATCTCGTCACTTTCCCGGTTGGCTCGAGCTTTGATGATGTATCGCTTGATGAGACGCTTCATTATCTTCTACAAGGTTATTGAATAGAACTCTTGTAAAATCTTCCAATAAAAATAGTTTATGATGTTGGTACCTGATATCTGGATGGATTTGTGGATCCACTGAATGCTGAAATTTTCCCTTCTCccatctgaagaaaaaaaaaataacgtcgAAATTATTTGGAAGACAAAATAAACTTGTTGAGCAGGAAACGATCACCTTGTCAAGTTGGGTCTCATGTTTTTTCTCATTCTGCCCTCTCATGTACTGCAGAACCAGAGACTTGATGCCTTTGCAAAGGACCAGCAATGATTTGGGACTTGGAACGAGGTTGAAAGGCACTGGTAGGGTTCGCCCTTCCTCAAAGTAGGAGAACCAGAGTTTGGCTCGCGCAAACTTCCACTCTACATCTGCATCGTCCTAAAATGACAGGTTGGTGGCCAAATATTCACACATAGCAATGTCAACCCGAACCATCAAACAGAATCCTAACTTCCAGCTGACATTTTTGGAACGGTTTATCTCAAATGCCATAACAGCTATGATTTACCACAAGAATGTCTTTagtcctcattttccccctccGTATGATTTCTCCCCAGTATAAATATTAGTAAAAGTGTTCTCCCATGATTCGCTGTGTGATTGTCCTACCTCAATCTCCTGGAATGAGCTGTTGATCATGGCAATGAGCATGTTGAGCAGCACGATGACCATGGTGACGTTGTAAATGCCGTACAGCACGTAGCCGATGTTTTCGATGAACTTATGCCCGTTGTTTATGACCACGGAACGGACCTCGGACAAGCCAAATATGGCCCAGAAGAGCGTCTTGAAGCTCTCCTCCAGGCTTTTGCGTAAGCAAGCCAGCacaacaatgacattttttatgattaCGGTTGTCAGAGGCATGGGAGAAATGCAAATGTCTTACGTGGTGAAGGCGTCGTTCTGCTTGACTCCCAAGTAATAGGAGTACAGGTTGAACATTCCAATCATGAAGGCCAGAAAAACCAGAAGGAAGATAACCATGAATTTGAAAATATCCTTCACCGTCCTGCCGAGGGAGATCTGCAGGGGTCCGAAGCTCTCGTTGGCTGGGAGGATGTACGCGATCCGAGAGAAGCTCAGCACCACCGCTACCGCGTACAGACCTTCGGATACCAGCTGCGGGTCCGACGGCAACCAGTGGATCCTCGCTGACAAAAACAGAATAGGATGTCGTGTTGCGATACCGGAAGTCTGATTAGCTGGCTGACCAGAAAAGACGTGAGACCGCGGTCACCCAACGTGAAGTAGAGTATCTCAGGAGGCAGCGTGACATTTTTCAGGCACGTGTAATGCGTGTAAACGTAAGCCTGAGCAAAACGGGCTTGTCTAAAAGCAGAGAAGCGACAACTGAACGACGCCAGGAAGATGGCCAGCATCCCAAAATCCAGAAAGTTCCACGGTTCCACCAGGTACTCCCCAGGCCCCAGACTCCAGATCTCCTTCACCTCGGTCCAGATCATTCCTGTAGCCGGAGAACAAAAGATGATAGATTCCCCAGCTCCATCCATCTCTTCAATTTCTTTACCactatagcatacctgtcaacttatacgtttttccctatattttatacattttttgatcatttcaaattgcgtACCCCATACaacgacttttgtacgggatttatttttaagtgcgttttttgtaaaacctctttttacccatttcagctctaatctggatcgtctctGTCACTGGTAGCAAatgaaaacgtcattgtcgactgctaatgtcatgctttaagcatgatatgcgcacgcgcattccccatccgctcttttcactatataaatatagcgcgtcagcaagcaatgtagccagacagtcaagctgtcggcGTCAtgcagcgacatctacagaattttgaatttagtgcatacaataGGTGCACTGACTGATTGGGCTCTACGtcaactttggggaaaattttagaccaTGTAAGCGCACCCTATGAGAGTAAATATATGCtgtcaatcattaataagaggagCAAATGGGCAATGTTGCTAGGTATGCTATGGGGTCATGAAAGAGTGCCAATCAAAGGGCACATCCACGAGCAACTATTCGTACCCGATGCACAAATTCAAGTCTTTGGTGACACTCAACATGCAACATTTTGGAATGACCCGCACAAAGATACGGGGAAGAATTCCACACAGGAACAACAGAGATTCGGAACCCCAACCTGACAAACATTTTTGTTCTACGCTATGTAGTCATAATCTTACCCATGACCCACGAGACAATGAGAATCTCCATCCAGGTAAAGGGCGTTGTGGTCATCCGGTAGAGCAACCTGGGATCTGTGGCCAGTTGGGACGCTCCCGGCACATGGTGGTGGGTCATGTTGGGCAAGACCGCCGTCCCTGCGAAACGGTCTGCAGCGTTAAGGATAAGCAGGCCCAGGAAGATGGTGAAAGATGAAGCCTGGGCCACAAATT
The nucleotide sequence above comes from Stigmatopora argus isolate UIUO_Sarg chromosome 22, RoL_Sarg_1.0, whole genome shotgun sequence. Encoded proteins:
- the arhgap42a gene encoding rho GTPase-activating protein 42 isoform X2; protein product: MISTEASGGIFPVGLFLRMHNRVKPTTKGLSQAVQRFSQSLLDFQFECIGDAETDDEINIAQSLKEFSQLLSTMEEERKRLIQNADDVLISPLERFRKEQIGAVKDGKKQFDKETERYYSVLEKHLSMSSKKKESQLNEADSQMSKDRQVFNDASLQYVFKIQEVQERKKFEFVEPLLAFLQGLLTFYHEGYELASEFEPYKQQLQFNLQNARNNFESTRAEVERLMKRIRSAEEDFKAPGRFTMEGYLYIQEKRPLGSVWTRYYCTYEKSSKMFSMSNTEARPTNRQNGVPNGTPESFRLRSCVRRKTDSIDKRFCFDIEVVERHGVITLQALSEANRRLWMEAMDGKEPIYTLPSLLSKKEETFLNEMGFSFVRSCIELVETRGLSTLGLYRTGGVNSKVQRLMTSVFSSTSACDVRLDAGAWDNKTITSGLKNYFRCLAEPVLTYRLHKEFIKAAKYDDQYRLRAIHALVHKLPEKNRIMLDLLTNHLLRVSSHCAQNLMTVSNLGMIFGPTLMRSQEETVAAMMNIKFQNIVVEIIIENHDKIFGETPDLTLPLPPAPSSRATPRRSKAICLSSGKRKARLYPPTLCLADNDSDTFSSSSPGTTPTGSQESLSSHSSEKNVASQTSPPASPPAEPISSCLSPQVQPPPSSPSNGGERKWMMDKETQAVASSMVSLRSATELTDSTVSLSSAKESNSHSSSSTVQLSTPGSPTREMRSVPRASSVASLKSTNDTKVPSSPPPQNRVAAYQTASSSSSSSSSLFPYPLSTSSSLTSLHISEDYRSCHGSVQSLASLEPREATRMRKISQLRRDTDNLTSHALSTNGYQRPGIVLSVQAQKQQRESSVFSSALDISATGRDAKALYSCEAEHSHELSFPQGALFSNVHSSVEPGWLQATYQGKTGLIPENYIEYT
- the arhgap42a gene encoding rho GTPase-activating protein 42 isoform X1, which gives rise to MGLPTLEFSDSFVDSPEFRDRLQCHEIELERTNRFIKDLIKDGSMLISALRSLSQAVQRFSQSLLDFQFECIGDAETDDEINIAQSLKEFSQLLSTMEEERKRLIQNADDVLISPLERFRKEQIGAVKDGKKQFDKETERYYSVLEKHLSMSSKKKESQLNEADSQMSKDRQVFNDASLQYVFKIQEVQERKKFEFVEPLLAFLQGLLTFYHEGYELASEFEPYKQQLQFNLQNARNNFESTRAEVERLMKRIRSAEEDFKAPGRFTMEGYLYIQEKRPLGSVWTRYYCTYEKSSKMFSMSNTEARPTNRQNGVPNGTPESFRLRSCVRRKTDSIDKRFCFDIEVVERHGVITLQALSEANRRLWMEAMDGKEPIYTLPSLLSKKEETFLNEMGFSFVRSCIELVETRGLSTLGLYRTGGVNSKVQRLMTSVFSSTSACDVRLDAGAWDNKTITSGLKNYFRCLAEPVLTYRLHKEFIKAAKYDDQYRLRAIHALVHKLPEKNRIMLDLLTNHLLRVSSHCAQNLMTVSNLGMIFGPTLMRSQEETVAAMMNIKFQNIVVEIIIENHDKIFGETPDLTLPLPPAPSSRATPRRSKAICLSSGKRKARLYPPTLCLADNDSDTFSSSSPGTTPTGSQESLSSHSSEKNVASQTSPPASPPAEPISSCLSPQVQPPPSSPSNGGERKWMMDKETQAVASSMVSLRSATELTDSTVSLSSAKESNSHSSSSTVQLSTPGSPTREMRSVPRASSVASLKSTNDTKVPSSPPPQNRVAAYQTASSSSSSSSSLFPYPLSTSSSLTSLHISEDYRSCHGSVQSLASLEPREATRMRKISQLRRDTDNLTSHALSTNGYQRPGIVLSVQAQKQQRESSVFSSALDISATGRDAKALYSCEAEHSHELSFPQGALFSNVHSSVEPGWLQATYQGKTGLIPENYIEYT